TGGATGCTCCTGCCCCAGGGAGCGCTCGTCCGCGAGCTCCAGTTCTACGCGAACGGATCGCGCCTCGCCACGGCCGACACCTACGCGACCGTGCGGACGTGGGAGATACCCACGGGAGCCCCGCTGGCATCCTTCACGGTTCCCTACATCGGGCTCTTGGCGCTGGACATCGCCGAGGACGACCGAACCGCAGTCATCGACGGCAGCTTCGGGATCGGCGTCCGAGACCTGAATACAGGCGATCAGCTTCAATGGTCGCAGGGGCACACCTCCTGGGTCTATTCCGGCGCGTTGAGTTCGGATCGAAGGCTCCTCGCGACAGGTTCCGAAGACAGCACGATCCGGCTCTGGTATCGCGTCGGCGTGGAACCGCAGGACACGGACGCTCCACTGTTCGACGATGTGGAATGAGACGGAGACGCGAACGCGCGGAAGGACTGCGCCCATGAAGCTGCGATGGTTGTCGATGCTCGCCGTGGCGGTGGCTGCCATCACGACGATGGCGCGCGCGGAGACCTATGCCGTACTCGTTGGCATCAACCAGTACCAGTCCGGTTTCAAACCTCTCAGCTATGCCGAAAACGACGCGCGGCTCATGGGCGAACTGCTCATGGTCTCTACCCGTGTGCCCGAAGCGAACATCCGAATGCTCTTCGGATCGGACGCGACACGCAACGCGATCGGCGAGTCGCTCAAGAGCTGGCTCGCCAATCGAGTGCAGCCGACGGACACGGCGATCTTCTACTTCTCCGGTCACGGCTCCTACATGATCGACGACAACGGCGACGAGGAGGACGGACTCGACGAAGCCCTGTGCGCCCACGACAGCAGCCCTCTGTCCGATCTGTCGTTCATCCGCGACGACGTTCTGGACGCGTGGCTCCAGGAGATTCCCTGCGCGACGAAGGTCGCCATTCTCGACGCCTGCCACTCAGGAACCGGTTCCAAGGCGATATATGCCGGAGGTAACCGCGTCAAGGAAGCGGGTATCAACGGGCGCGAGATCGCTCTGGCGTCGCGCGCTGCCCATCAGGCAGACGAAGCCGCGCTCAACCGCCTGTCGCCCCGAGGAGGAGCGACCGTCCGAGACAGCCGCGTTCTCGAGCTCGCAGCCTGCCGTCCCGACCAGATTTCGATGGAGTCGAGCGCGTACAAGCATGGCGTGTTGACCTACTTCGTCGCAGAGGGGGCTCGTGGAGCCGCCGACGCCAACCGTGACGGCACGATCACGCTCGGAGAGCTCCAGAGCTACGCCGCGCGGCGCATCAAGGAACGCGGATTCGCTCAGGAACCGCAGATCAACGGAACCGACGGCGAGTCGTTCGCGCTCATCACGCCGAAGACCCTCGTCGTCGAGCCCGCGCCGCCGCCTGAGCCGATCGCTGAAGAGGCTCCGCCGCTGCCTCCGCCTCCTCCTCCCGAGCCGGCGCTCGCTCCGGAACGCGTCGTCGAGACTCGAGGCAACACCGTCGTCCTGAGCATCGGAGCCAACCATGGCGTCGTGCGTGGCGCGGTCTATCGCGTGTTCGCCAGGGCGTTGCTGACACCGGAGGGGCGTGTTCCCGACGGCGCGCTTCCAGCGGGAACCGTTCGA
This region of Candidatus Poribacteria bacterium genomic DNA includes:
- a CDS encoding DUF4384 domain-containing protein, with the protein product MWNETETRTRGRTAPMKLRWLSMLAVAVAAITTMARAETYAVLVGINQYQSGFKPLSYAENDARLMGELLMVSTRVPEANIRMLFGSDATRNAIGESLKSWLANRVQPTDTAIFYFSGHGSYMIDDNGDEEDGLDEALCAHDSSPLSDLSFIRDDVLDAWLQEIPCATKVAILDACHSGTGSKAIYAGGNRVKEAGINGREIALASRAAHQADEAALNRLSPRGGATVRDSRVLELAACRPDQISMESSAYKHGVLTYFVAEGARGAADANRDGTITLGELQSYAARRIKERGFAQEPQINGTDGESFALITPKTLVVEPAPPPEPIAEEAPPLPPPPPPEPALAPERVVETRGNTVVLSIGANHGVVRGAVYRVFARALLTPEGRVPDGALPAGTVRVVAIEATRSRAEFADKPFPVAANDAVRLYRRPVEPDRLVVRILQDDDTPASAETATFIDALRTEVAAIPDVRLAEEVDTPDRLLFGSIRRDTATPIAEVTLANPNRALAAEPLRLARFGSPEEAARALAEQLTPSLVAAFTKKALAALENPDSPIRIGLIGPESARIGDTVSFQFTPSHNGYLLLVNIATDGSLNVLYPNGFATHNAVRAGERVTVPDERWRIRVKGPVGLEVVKAIFTTVPIELDEVNPEALREQNLFALPASESGSLLRRIAVDILRNRPVSEWAAEAVAFPVTAGTKDPLELSSLE